A genomic stretch from Candidatus Methanomassiliicoccus intestinalis Issoire-Mx1 includes:
- a CDS encoding DUF1848 domain-containing protein: MIISASRRTDIPAYYSEWFLKRLKAGYVLIRNPVMSSTVYKIELNPKIVNCIVFWTKDAANILDKLDEITSLGYKYVFQFTITPYGSDIERNIRPKEDIIKTFRRLSDMIGCERIIWRYDPIIFNNLFTPEYHLKNFENMCSQLSGYTKIVNMSLVQSYHNKNFGSEISRQDKERFLRNLKETALSYSIEPRLCCYPEDPQMYGIKRAKCIDKEYLEMICGYKLKLPRDKNQRTLCECCESIDVGIYNTCIHGCTYCYATSNLRETIYNYKNHHPENELLIGSISEEDEVVCKKLASSRDYQIVLF, from the coding sequence ATGATAATTTCAGCATCCCGCAGAACTGATATCCCGGCATATTATTCAGAATGGTTTTTGAAAAGACTGAAAGCAGGATATGTTTTGATAAGAAATCCTGTGATGAGTTCGACAGTGTATAAAATAGAATTAAATCCTAAAATTGTCAACTGCATAGTATTCTGGACAAAAGATGCTGCAAATATCCTCGATAAACTGGATGAGATAACTTCACTGGGATATAAATACGTATTTCAATTCACGATAACCCCATACGGCAGCGATATCGAGAGAAATATAAGACCTAAAGAAGATATCATCAAGACATTCAGGCGTCTTAGTGACATGATCGGATGCGAACGTATAATCTGGCGTTATGATCCTATAATCTTCAATAATTTATTCACACCAGAGTATCATCTCAAGAATTTTGAAAATATGTGCAGTCAGCTTTCTGGATATACTAAAATTGTCAACATGAGTCTTGTCCAGTCATATCATAATAAAAACTTTGGATCTGAGATTTCCAGGCAGGATAAGGAAAGGTTCCTGAGGAACCTGAAAGAGACTGCTTTATCATACAGTATCGAACCAAGACTGTGCTGCTATCCTGAAGATCCGCAGATGTATGGAATTAAGAGAGCGAAATGCATAGACAAGGAGTATCTGGAAATGATCTGCGGATATAAACTCAAACTGCCTAGAGATAAGAATCAGAGGACTTTGTGCGAGTGCTGCGAGAGCATTGATGTTGGTATATACAACACCTGCATTCATGGATGCACTTACTGTTACGCTACCAGTAATCTCAGAGAGACTATTTACAATTATAAAAATCATCATCCGGAAAATGAGTTGCTTATAGGCAGCATATCAGAAGAAGATGAGGTAGTCTGCAAAAAGCTCGCATCTTCTAGAGACTATCAGATAGTATTGTTCTGA